From the Leishmania panamensis strain MHOM/PA/94/PSC-1 chromosome 31 sequence genome, one window contains:
- a CDS encoding p-glycoprotein e, putative (TriTrypDB/GeneDB-style sysID: LpmP.31.1200.A~partially sequenced multicopy gene): RDFARVHYERSLSGISKSWSYAAHTVSELASAVDLAKLDDVLEEKAALSRALTETALESNAAVLCVAHPLTHSVLSDALTEAVPNVTVVESGEEKAVGAVPWAVYRRYIEACGGWGTVCSILIFFLVTEAVSRSADVWLSLWSGGMLEGLSAYWRLAPYVASVLVAITVSPSRDLWCFTAMRRASYSVHAGLLHTLTRARLSFFDVTPHGRLINRMSRDMGLIDWDLPASVDILLFFLFYLVGYFLLMITSQPFVLVILVPAVVVYSRIFRFFCAANREMQRLLNISNSPVFSILSEVLAGHWTIRTYGRDRDVMREVLERLDGVFACAYMQCMGSNWLSVRVELLGNVAVSGLAVLGVLSTQLPWMHMNLGLLALTISKASSITMVLSRFIIYGASAEASMNCVERVLYYTDNAPTEDMGGCKSAVEACSSDALSAAADGGEAAAAAPAGSIVFEHVDMRYRPGLPLVLRDVCFAVAPGQKVGVVGRTGSGKSTLLLAFLRLVEVCGGRMLVCGRDARDYDVRGLRQLFSMIPQDPLLFDGTVRSNVDPFGRCGDAAVWRALRQVGMEEGVRGEAGGLDGRVQEGGANYSVGQRQLLCLARALLKRGSAFLLMDEATANVDPALDRQIQRTVQHTFRDYTVVTIAHRLHTVAACDAILVMDQGRVLEFGSPRELVEREGSAFSALVRSLSKGAQQAFRVALEERYGSASV, from the coding sequence CCGGGActtcgcgcgcgtgcactACGAGCGCAGCTTAAGCGGTATCAGCAAGAGTTGGAGCTATGCCGCGCACACTGTGAGCGAGCTGGCGTCGGCTGTCGACCTCGCCAAGCTTGACGATGTACTGGAGGAGAAAGCTGCGCTGTCGCGTGCGTTGACGGAGACGGCACTGGAGTCGaacgctgctgtgctgtgcgtaGCGCACCCCCTGACACACAGCGTACTCAGTGACGCACTGACGGAGGCTGTGCCGAACGTGACGGTAGTGGAGAGTGGTGAGGAAAAGGCGGTGGGTGCTGTTCCGTGGGCGGTGTACCGGCGCTACATTGAGGCGTGTGGCGGCTGGGGTACTGTCTGCAGTATTCTCATCTTTTTCCTTGTCACTGAGGCGGTCTCTCGGTCTGCAGACGTGTGGCTCTCCCTCTGGTCCGGAGGAATGCTCGAAGGGCTCTCTGCGTACTGGCGCTTAGCTCCCTATGTGGCAAGTGTCCTTGTGGCCATcaccgtctctccctcccgtGACTTGTGGTGCttcacagcaatgcgccgtGCGTCTTATTCTGTTCATGCGGGGTTGCTGCACACCCTGACCCGAGCACGGCTCTCCTTTTTCGACGTCACACCGCACGGCCGCCTCATCAACCGCATGTCACGCGACATGGGCCTCATCGACTGGGACCTCCCCGCCAGTGTCGacatcctcctcttttttctcttctaccTCGTTGGGTATTTTTTACTCATGATCACATCGCAGCCCTTTGTCCTGGTCATACTGgtgccagcggtggtggtctACAGCCGCatttttcgcttcttctgcGCTGCCAACCGCGagatgcagcgcctcctgaaCATCTCAAACTCCCCCGTCTTCTCCATCCTCAGCGAGGTGCTGGCGGGGCACTGGACCATCCGCACCTACGGCCGCGATCGTGACGTAATGCGCGAAGTACTGGAGCGGCTGGACGGCGTGTTTGCATGCGCCTACATGCAGTGCATGGGAAGCAACTGGCTGTCGGTGCGCGTGGAGCTGCTCGGTAACGTTGCCGTGTCGGGGCTTGCGGTACTTGGTGTGCTTTccacgcagctgccgtggATGCACATGAACCTCGGACTGCTGGCTCTCACCATCAGCAAGGCGTCTTCCATCACAATGGTGCTGTCGCGCTTCATCATATATGGGGCGTCTGCGGAAGCGTCGATGAACTGCGTGGAGCGCGTGCTGTACTACACGGACAACGCGCCGACGGAAGACATGGGCGGCTGTAAGAGTGCTGTAGAGGCGTGCAGCAGTGATGCGCTCTCGGCGGCTGCCGACGGCGGagaggccgctgctgcggcaccggcggGATCGATTGTGTTCGAGCACGTGGACATGCGGTACCGGCCggggctgccgctggtgctgcgcgacgtgTGCTTcgcggtggcgccggggCAGAAGGTGGGCGTGGTGGGGCGCACCGGGAGCGGGAAgtccacgctgctgctggccttCCTGCGGCTGGTGGAGGTGTGCGGCGGCCGCATGCTGGTGTGCGGGCGCGACGCGCGCGACTACGACGTGCgggggctgcggcagctgttcTCCATGATCCCGCAGGACCCGCTGCTGTTCGACGGGACGGTGCGCAGCAACGTGGACCCGTttggccgctgcggcgacgctgcggtgtggcgcgcgctgcggcaggtggggatggaggagggcgTGCGCGGCGAGGCGGGCGGGCTGGACGGGCGCGTGCAGGAGGGCGGCGCGAACTACAGCGTGggccagcgccagctgctgtgcctggcgcgcgcgctgctgaagcgcggcagcgccttCCTGCTCATGGACGAGGCGACCGCCAACGTCGACCCCGCGCTCGACCGCCAGATCCAGCGCACCGTGCAGCACACGTTCCGCGACTACACCGTCGTCACCATtgcgcaccgcctgcacaCCGTGGCCGCCTGCGACGCCATCCTCGTCATGGACCAGGGCCGCGTTCTCGAGTTTGGCTCGCCGCGCGAGCTGGTGGAGCGCGAGGGATCTGCGTTCAGTGCGTTGGTGAGGTCGCTGAGCAAAGGCGCACAGCAGGCGTTCCGTGTGGCACTGGAGGAGAGGTATGGGAGTGCGTCGGTGTAA
- a CDS encoding p-glycoprotein e, putative (TriTrypDB/GeneDB-style sysID: LpmP.31.1200.B~partially sequenced multicopy gene), producing MHSLYGAEPSYAVQAEDRSGWIFGALFYTWIGDLMQRAAREELSADRLPHPMREYRAYNAGVALAAELQRQRARRHAWDGYVGARVGVLWDDASDGVLRWVGAVQQYGTPQQLYAGVEWRVAPSRRCGGWAGRCMRRLLCRRGRSPVPEHGPGAYHRGEVDGEHLFDPVEDDTVLTCERVEDVFFWREKPEGEARGASATGEGPGGDSEGGGGGTSAESGIGIPAPPTCMSVTRALIHVLRWQLLLLGLLRVTVEVSTLLTPMALSWYLRLLQSSADTPSAESASSGASSAAATSSELSSSAEGESMRGGAWQTLASVLLLFSIALVRSLALQKYIQVVHRNAYAIRSALSSCVTAKCLCIASRELRRPELNPGRIVNLISTDVASVESTLYVLWMTVTVPLQVCVTVFLLYRSIGQMAGISIVVLLLSLPVQVVLTRMTYAYTLDMAKLSDARIRFVNEFLSGIRSVKFMSLEDIFEREIDERRRVELRAVRRFQLVSIATSLLSQCVPTCTTAAVIVAYYRTGKPMSPAVIYPILSLLGLLDIPFEVIANLIGVYAQFLVSMRRLTSFLAADDAQAHDILEEALVSGEGDDASAVLCNATVSTYKAVPLPPPRSRRSSGEGDTHYELRAKTVLV from the coding sequence ATGCACTCGCTTTACGGGGCGGAGCCGTCGTATGCCGTGCAGGCGGAGGACCGCTCGGGCTGGATCTTTGGCGCGCTCTTCTACACGTGGATTGGCGATCTCATGCAGCGCGCGGCGCGAGAGGAGCTGAGCGCGGATCGGCTGCCGCACCCCATGCGGGAGTACCGCGCCTACAACGCCGGCGTCGCACTGgccgcggagctgcagcgtcagcgggCACGCCGCCATGCGTGGGACGGCTACGTGGGCGCGCGCGTCGGGGTGCTCTGGGATGacgccagcgacggcgtgctgcgctgggtgggtgcggtgcagcagtacggcacgccacagcagctgtaCGCGGGCGTGGAGTGGCGCGTGGCCCCGTCGCGGCGTTGTGGCGGCTGGGCTGGCCGCTGCATGCGccggctgctgtgccgccgaGGCCGCAGCCCTGTCCCCGAGCACGGCCCGGGGGCGTACCACCGCGGCGAGGTGGATGGCGAGCACCTCTTCGACCCTGTGGAGGACGACACGGTTCTGACGTGCGAGCGGGTGGAGGATGTGTTTTTCTGGCGAGAAAAGCCCGAAGGGGAGGCCCGTGGAGCATCAGCTACCGGAGAGGGTCCCGGCGGCGACTCagaggggggcggtgggGGAACATCAGCGGAGAGTGGGATAGGCATTCCTGCCCCACCGACGTGCATGTCTGTAACGCGGGCTCTCATTCACGTTCTCCGCTGGCAACTGCTTCTTTTGGGGCTATTGCGTGTGACAGTGGAGGTATCGACTCTTCTGACTCCCATGGCGCTCAGTTGGtaccttcgcctcctccagagCAGTGCAGACACTCCATCTGCTGAGAGTgcaagcagcggcgccagcagcgcggctgcTACGTCTTCGGAGTTATCCAGCTCTGCGGAGGGCGAGAGCATGAGGGGTGGTGCGTGGCAGACCTTGGCAAgcgtccttctcctctttaGCATTGCGCTCGTGCGCAGTCTTGCCCTTCAGAAGTACATTCAGGTTGTTCACCGTAACGCGTACGCCATCCGGTCGGCCTTGTCTTCCTGCGTCACAGCCAAGTGCCTATGCATTGCGTCGCGAGAACTGCGGCGTCCTGAGCTGAACCCTGGTCGCATCGTGAACCTCATCTCGACGGATGTGGCAAGTGTAGAGAGCACGCTTTACGTCTTGTGGATGACAGTGACGGTGCCACTTCAAGTGTGTGTTACTGTGTTCCTGCTCTACCGGAGCATTGGGCAGATGGCGGGCATCAGCATTGTGGTACTGTTACTCTCCTTGCCGGTGCAGGTTGTTCTGACAAGAATGACGTACGCTTATACCTTAGACATGGCAAAGCTCTCTGACGCCCGCATTCGCTTTGTGAACGAGTTTCTCTCCGGCATCCGCTCCGTCAAGTTCATGAGTCTCGAGGACATCTTCGAGAGGGAGATAGATGAGCGCAGAAGAGTTGAGCTCCGTGCTGTACGCCGATTCCAGCTCGTTTCCATCGCTACCTCGTTGCTTTCCCAGTGTGTGCCAACCTGCACAACAGCTGCGGTCATTGTGGCTTACTACCGCACGGGTAAGCCCATGTCCCCCGCTGTCATTTACCCCAttctctcgctgctcggCCTCCTGGATATTCCCTTTGAGGTCATTGCGAACCTCATTGGTGTGTATGCGCAGTTCTTGGTGTCGATGCGGCGCCTCACCTCCTTCCTCGCCGCTGACGACGCGCAGGCACACGACATCCTTGAGGAGGCTCTGGTGTCGGGGGAGGGCGACGATGCgagtgctgtgctgtgcaACGCGACGGTGAGCACCTACAaggctgtgccgctgccaccaccccgcagccgcagaagcagcggcgagggTGACACGCACTACGAGCTGCGCGCCAAGACGGTGCTGGT
- a CDS encoding multidrug resistance protein, copy 1-like protein (TriTrypDB/GeneDB-style sysID: LpmP.31.1210) gives MTDLVGEESPYAMQTEDRSGWIFGALFYTWIGDLMQRAAREELSADRLPHPMREYRAYNAGVALAAELQRQRARRHAWDGYVGARVGVLWDDASDGVLRWVGAVQQYGTPQQLYAGVEWRVAPSRRRGGWAGRCMRRLLCRRGRSPVPEHGPGAYHRGEVDGEHLFDPVEDDTVLTCERVERQGSALNVLVRSLSKGAQQAFYAVLNEGGGV, from the coding sequence ATGACAGACCTCGTTGGTGAAGAGTCGCCCTATGCCATGCAGACGGAGGACCGCTCGGGCTGGATCTTTGGCGCGCTCTTCTACACGTGGATTGGCGATCTCATGCAGCGCGCGGCGCGAGAGGAGCTGAGCGCGGATCGGCTGCCGCACCCCATGCGGGAGTACCGCGCCTACAACGCCGGCGTCGCACTGgccgcggagctgcagcgtcagcgggCACGCCGCCATGCGTGGGACGGCTACGTGGGCGCGCGCGTCGGGGTGCTCTGGGATGacgccagcgacggcgtgctgcgctgggtgggtgcggtgcagcagtacggcacgccacagcagctgtaCGCGGGCGTGGAGTGGCGCGTGGCCCCGTCGCGGCGTCGTGGCGGCTGGGCTGGCCGCTGCATGCGccggctgctgtgccgccgaGGCCGCAGCCCTGTCCCCGAGCACGGCCCGGGGGCGTACCACCGCGGCGAGGTGGATGGCGAGCACCTCTTCGACCCTGTGGAGGACGACACGGTGCTGACGTGCGAGCGGGTGGAGCGCCAGGGATCTGCACTCAATGTGTTGGTGAGGTCGCTGAGCAAAGGCGCCCAGCAGGCATTTTACGCGGTATTGaatgaaggtggtggtgtgtga
- a CDS encoding p-glycoprotein e (TriTrypDB/GeneDB-style sysID: LpmP.31.1190.A~partially sequenced multicopy gene), with amino-acid sequence CDYAQPQRHAEGAVEAVGGDAGGAVEAESPPARSTVKKLSTLICEAPPAADSTPTAVSEAERRATEGTGKLLTEEERFKGAVEWAVYVRYMKACGGVGVCMSVMAVYLVTEVVMVSPSLWLALWSTKWLPLSATQYSLIYSGLSLASALTTPLRYWLSMTVMRRASREVHRGLLHSVSCATLQFFDTTPLGRIVNRFTNDIGNIDSDLQSSYSYLLSTISRFFSTVATMVATQVFVLGILIPCIVAYYYLLRFYARANREIKRLVNRVSSPMLSVLQEVIGGRWTVQAYGAAPAVIQKAIRCADVVFTCSYLQLGAELWLSVRIQLLSTTIIVAVALGAVAAVHVSFLPSHIGLLSLSLTLALEISSLLDGIVTVLASVEADMNSIERVFYMTDHIDHEDLQGAIEAEVQRIRKAEDGTSQGSPETSSENDESVGFDSCSSPLLIRQRGNNQFGSIVFEHVDMRYRPGLPLVLRDVCFAVAPGQKVGVVGRTGSGKSTLLLAFLRLVEVCGGRMLVCGRDARDYDVRGLRQLFSMIPQDPLLFDGTVRSNVDPFGRCGDAAVWRALRQVGMEERVRGEAGGLDGRVQEGGANYSVGQRQLLCLARALLKRGSAFLLMDEATANVDPALDRQIQRTVQHTFRDYTVVTIAHRLHTVAACDAILVMDQGRVLEFGSPRELVEREGSAFSALVRSLGNDGKQLFMKLMTASLTE; translated from the coding sequence TTGTGACTACGCCCAACCGCAACGACATGCAGAGggtgcggtggaggcggtcgGTGGCGATGCTGGTGGTGCCGTCGAGGCTGAATCACCTCCGGCGAGGTCCACAGTGAAGAAGCTGAGTACGTTGATCTGTGAGGCACCTCCGGCTGCAGACAGTACGCCGACAGCGGTCtcggaggcggagagacgCGCCACAGAGGGCACGGGAAAACTtctgacggaggaggagcgcttcAAGGGGGCGGTGGAGTGGGCCGTGTACGTGCGTTACATGAAGGCGTGCGGTGGCGTCGGCGTGTGCATGAGTGTCATGGCCGTCTATCTTGTTACAGAGGTTGTCATGGTGTCGCCCTCCCTATGGCTGGCGCTGTGGTCCACCAAGTGGCTTCCGCTGTCGGCAACGCAGTATAGCCTCATCTACAGCGGTCTCTCTTTAGCCAGCGCGCTGACCACGCCGTTGCGGTACTGGCTTTCCATGACGGTGATGCGTCGAGCCAGTCGCGAGGTGCACCGGGGGCTACTCCACTCCGTTTCCTGCGCCACGCTGCAGTTTTTTGACACGACGCCGCTCGGCCGCATTGTCAACCGTTTCACAAACGACATTGGCAATATCGACAGCGATCTGCAGAGCAGCTATAGCTACCTCCTCTCCACTATCTCTCGGTTCTTCTCAACCGTGGCCACAATGGTGGCAACGCAGGTGTTCGTGCTTGGTATCCTTATACCCTGCATTGTGGCGTACTACTACCTTCTGAGGTTCTACGCACGCGCGAACCGAGAAATCAAGCGCCTAGTCAATCGAGTAAGCTCCCCAATGCTTTCTGTCCTGCAGGAGGTGATCGGCGGTCGTTGGACGGTGCAGGCGTacggtgctgcgccggcggTTATTCAGAAGGCTATTCGTTGTGCCGATGTCGTCTTCACCTGCTCATACCTGCAACTCGGGGCGGAGCTGTGGCTTTCCGTGCGTATTCAGTTGCTGAGCACGACCATCATCGTCGCTGTGGCACTCGGTGCCGTGGCTGCCGTGCACGTCTCATTCCTGCCGTCGCACATCgggcttctctccctcagccTTACCCTGGCCCTCGAGATCAGCAGCCTCCTGGACGGCATCGTCACCGTACTCGCCTCCGTGGAGGCGGACATGAACAGTATTGAGCGCGTCTTTTATATGACAGATCACATTGATCATGAAGACCTGCAGGGGGCAATCgaagcggaggtgcagcgcatcAGGAAGGCTGAGGACGGCACTTCGCAAGGTTCTCCAGAAACCTCCTCGGAAAACGACGAGTCTGTAGGATTCGATAGCTGCAGCTCACCGCTCCTCATCCGCCAAAGAGGCAATAACCAGTTCGGATCGATTGTGTTCGAGCACGTGGACATGCGGTACCGGCCggggctgccgctggtgctgcgcgacgtgTGCTTcgcggtggcgccggggCAGAAGGTGGGCGTGGTGGGGCGCACCGGGAGCGGGAAgtccacgctgctgctggccttCCTGCGGCTGGTGGAGGTGTGCGGCGGCCGCATGCTGGTGTGCGGGCGCGACGCGCGCGACTACGACGTGCgggggctgcggcagctgttcTCCATGATCCCGCAGGACCCGCTGCTGTTCGACGGGACGGTGCGCAGCAACGTGGACCCGTttggccgctgcggcgacgctgcggtgtggcgcgcgctgcggcaggtggGGATGGAGGAGCGCGTGCGCGGCGAGGCGGGCGGGCTGGACGGGCGCGTGCAGGAGGGCGGCGCGAACTACAGCGTGggccagcgccagctgctgtgcctggcgcgcgcgctgctgaagcgcggcagcgccttCCTGCTCATGGACGAGGCGACCGCCAACGTCGACCCCGCGCTCGACCGCCAGATCCAGCGCACCGTGCAGCACACGTTCCGCGACTACACCGTCGTCACCATtgcgcaccgcctgcacaCCGTGGCCGCCTGCGACGCCATCCTCGTCATGGACCAGGGCCGCGTTCTCGAGTTTGGCTCGCCGCGCGAGCTGGTGGAGCGCGAGGGATCTGCGTTCAGTGCGTTGGTGAGGTCTCTCGGCAATGATGGCAAGCAGCTCTTTATGAAGTTGATGACGGCTTCGTTGACAGAGTAG
- a CDS encoding p-glycoprotein e (TriTrypDB/GeneDB-style sysID: LpmP.31.1190.B~partially sequenced multicopy gene), translating to MDDPSSVLPPPLNTGAAESVVFPPSAAERDLEELKKRDREQQITRSLWTQRVSGLWGTEPPYEEQAEDRSGWIFGALFYTWIGYYVYEASREQLMERRLPKPTRQYRAYNAGVALSAELQRQRARRHAWDGYVGARVGVLWDDASDGVLRWVGAVQQYGTPQQLYAGVEWRVAPSRRCGGWAGRCMRRLLCRRGRSPVPEHGPGAYHRGEVDGEHLFDPVEDDTVLTCERVEDVVFRLGLSAEASQGASTRALMKELPESAQRCPLAIQVWWSVWTLFSQSILHIVVLGVLRNGCQLMTPILLKWLVTYLSDVSEHRHSSEADSTASSASSFDLSSAMTHSFKSEGAPDVSWQRGVWLAALMFVTMICATLAGNKQYHVRRRCSLQVRNALSASLFEKVFTMSSKATHHPAFNAGRLTNLMSTDVEVVGRFTMMFWTLVSTPFMLVIVFYQLYVLLGASVCAGGVVAFVLMPLQTWSVKRMSSDYRRKAQATDHRVKATTEFFSGIRVAKFMSWEPFFISRIEKLRRVELSHLKRLQKDVMIVFFQLNSTPGFVIASVFFAFSVTHHTLTPTIVFPAIALFNLLMGCVSMLPFALQLMTKLLVSLQRLNMFFEAEDELVPAIEDIADLTSCAKPTDFSCEAYTREATQKTVSSALVNDVAADFAHADLSTYVAQELKKMQGAKETNSAMSDAAEGSALSEAEVSLSDSHQSSPSTAPARVDAATAPSKAEISHARHEDAVSSPDSLPPSTQKDNAEITFNEDSIYVLKRKTLLA from the coding sequence aTGGACGACCCCTCCTCCGTGTTGCCGCCACCGTTGAACACGGGGGCAGCAGAGTCAGTTGTCTTTCCACCGTCTGCTGCAGAGCGTGATCTTGAGGAGCTTAAGAAGCGCGATAGAGAGCAGCAGATAACACGCTCCCTGTGGACACAGCGAGTGAGTGGCTTGTGGGGCACGGAACCACCTTAcgaggagcaggcggaggaCCGCTCGGGCTGGATCTTTGGCGCGCTCTTCTACACATGGATTGGCTACTACGTCTACGAGGCGTCACGGGAGCAGCTGATGGAAAGAAGGCTGCCAAAGCCGACACGACAGTACCGCGCCTACAACGCCGGCGTCGCACTGTccgcggagctgcagcgtcagcgggCGCGCCGCCATGCGTGGGACGGCTACGTGGGCGCGCGCGTCGGGGTGCTCTGGGATGacgccagcgacggcgtgctgcgctgggtgggtgcggtgcagcagtacggcacgccacagcagctgtaCGCGGGCGTGGAGTGGCGCGTGGCCCCGTCGCGGCGTTGTGGCGGCTGGGCTGGCCGCTGCATGCGccggctgctgtgccgccgaGGCCGCAGCCCTGTCCCCGAGCACGGCCCGGGGGCGTACCACCGCGGCGAGGTGGATGGCGAGCACCTCTTCGACCCTGTGGAGGACGACACGGTGCTGACGTGCGAGCGGGTGGAGGATGTCGTGTTTCGGCTGGGGTTGTCGGCTGAGGCAAGCCAGGGTGCATCCACGAGAGCGTTGATGAAGGAGCTACCGGAGTCGGCGCAGCGGTGTCCCCTAGCCATTCAGGTGTGGTGGAGTGTGTGGACGCTCTTCAGCCAAAGCATACTGCACATTGTCGTTCTTGGCGTCCTCCGCAATGGCTGTCAGTTGATGACGCCAATCCTGCTGAAGTGGCTCGTGACGTATCTCAGCGACGTAAGCGAGCACAGACATTCAAGTGAAGCGGATTCCACggccagcagcgcttcctcaTTTGATCTGTCTTCTGCGATGACACACTCGTTCAAGAGTGAAGGTGCACCCGACGTCAGCTGGCAACGCGGAGTATGGCTCGCGGCGCTCATGTTCGTTACAATGATCTGCGCGACGCTTGCAGGCAACAAGCAGTACCAtgtgcgccgccgttgctctCTGCAGGTGCGCAACGCCCTTTCGGCGTCTCTGTTTGAGAAGGTCTTCACCATGTCTTCAAAGGCGACTCACCACCCCGCGTTCAACGCTGGACGGCTGACGAACTTGATGAGTACGGacgtggaggtggtgggccGATTCACAATGATGTTTTGGACGCTGGTCTCCACACCGTTCATGCTGGTCATAGTCTTCTACCAGCTCTATGTGTTGCTAGGCGCGAGCGTGTGCGCcggtggggtggtggcgtTTGTGTTGATGCCCCTGCAAACGTGGAGCGTTAAGCGAATGAGTTCAGACTACCGCCGCAAAGCTCAAGCGACAGACCACCGCGTCAAGGCTACAACTGAGTTTTTCTCCGGCATCCGTGTCGCCAAGTTTATGTCGTGGGAGCCGTTCTTCATCTCCCGCATCGAGAAGCTGCGCAGAGTGGAGCTCTCGCACCTCAAGAGACTGCAGAAGGACGTCATGATTGTATTCTTCCAGCTCAACTCTACGCCAGGTTTCGTCATCGCCAGCGTCTTCTTTGCGTTTAGCGTGACCCACCACACGTTGACGCCCACTATTGTCTTCCCAGCCATCGCGCTGTTCAACCTGCTCATGGGCTGCGTCTCCATGTTACCGTTCGCCCTGCAGCTCATGACAAAGCTGCTCGTTTCGCTCCAGCGTCTCAATATGTTCTTTGAGGCTGAGGATGAGCTGGTGCCGGCCATCGAGGACATCGCCGACCTGACGAGTTGTGCGAAGCCAACAGATTTCTCATGTGAAGCATATACCCGCGAAGCAACGCAGAAGACAGTGTCGTCCGCTCTGGTCAATGATGTTGCAGCCGACTTCGCGCACGCAGACCTCAGCACGTACGTCGCGCAGGAGCTCAAGAAAATGCAAGGTGCAAAGGAGACAAACAGCGCCATGTctgacgctgctgaaggaTCAGCGCTTTCCGAGGCTGAGGTTTCTCTGTCAGATTCCCATCAGTCATCCCCATCCACAGCACCAGCTCGAGTCGATGCGGCGACGGCACCCTCGAAGGCTGAGATCAGTCATGCACGCCACGAAGACGCTGTTTCCTCCCCAGATTCCCTGCCACCCTCCACCCAGAAGGACAACGCAGAAATTACCTTCAACGAGGACTCCATCTACGTTCTCAAGAGAAAGACGCTGCTGGC